The Nocardioides campestrisoli genome includes a window with the following:
- a CDS encoding M36 family metallopeptidase: MTLSLAAALAPFASSASPAGSPPAGPPGGSAAGFQGEGSPSLDKDVRDGRAAPTAKQRSAVDDLDATARWNKLGTPAVLMATDEPLAAGLPADPEAAALDFLAGARDILGLTARGAASVEVLASRPLGKDADVVIVRQQFGDLPAGVDGIASVGMRDGKVLYVSSSLARDAAAPEPATLTAADAERLAARDAGIAEPVVLETTEVAVPVPGATARAAFQVVLRSEEDESTGFASYVDARTGEVLVREDLMDHDSDNPEWEVFPSSPPVDYSSTDARVTWCWTSLAGCEETVGTSASLPWDVDPTTNEPTYTTLGNNAIAVENRNSNSSRTVGTETATPSPTREYAYPWTNQWYEQGCNPATTFGSPANADLDAARANLFAMHNRMHDWSYHLGFVESTWNMQKDNLGRGGLGNDYEQGNAQAGAISGGPPSFAARNNANQFTPPDGQAPITNMYMWQPIAGSFYAPCVDGDYDMSVIGHEYGHAITNRMIAGPDAGVSSPQGMSESWSDQLAMEYLHEHGYAPKGLQAFTIGQYTTGDAVAGIRNYNMSRSPLNYSNIGYDVTGPQVHADGEIWTATNFDIRQAFIGRYGAGDAALNKSCANGQTPVSGCPGNRRWMQLVFDSFLLMANSQVSQVDSRNALLAADLLRFNGANQDILWNAFARRGLGEGATSAGYADADPTPSFRSAYASESVVTFAPRDERGRLVRNAQLFVGDYQARAVPVADTDPTTALPDRVEMVPGNYEFVARAPGHGHARIPLTALAAGKKKTLKPRMDTNLASAANGAVVEGTGNDLGNLVDDEEGTQWAALGAPVADQHVIVDLAGTKRQDVRRVQVSAHLRPAATGEPSQSRYSALRQFEVWSCSVARGVDCDEQDEFTRVFVSPKDAFPATAPRPRAPDLIIRSFDIRRTKATHLWLQVVTNQCTGGPDYAGEQDQDPRAVTDCSEGSDQDLNVRATEFQAFGR; the protein is encoded by the coding sequence GTGACGCTCTCCCTCGCCGCTGCACTTGCACCGTTCGCCTCGTCGGCCTCTCCGGCGGGCTCACCACCAGCAGGCCCACCAGGCGGGAGCGCCGCTGGCTTCCAGGGCGAGGGCTCCCCCTCCCTCGACAAGGACGTCCGCGACGGCCGGGCCGCGCCGACCGCGAAGCAGCGGTCCGCCGTCGACGACCTCGACGCCACCGCTCGGTGGAACAAGCTCGGTACGCCGGCCGTGCTGATGGCCACCGACGAACCTCTCGCGGCCGGGCTGCCTGCCGACCCTGAGGCCGCCGCGCTCGACTTCCTCGCCGGGGCCCGCGACATCCTGGGCCTCACCGCCCGCGGCGCCGCGTCGGTCGAGGTGCTGGCCAGCCGGCCGTTGGGCAAGGACGCCGACGTGGTGATCGTGCGCCAGCAGTTCGGCGACCTGCCAGCCGGGGTCGACGGCATCGCCTCCGTGGGCATGCGCGACGGCAAGGTGCTCTACGTCAGCTCGTCGCTGGCGCGCGACGCGGCGGCACCTGAGCCCGCCACCCTGACGGCGGCCGACGCCGAGCGGCTCGCCGCCCGCGACGCCGGCATCGCCGAGCCCGTCGTGCTGGAGACGACCGAGGTCGCCGTGCCCGTGCCGGGCGCGACGGCCCGTGCCGCCTTCCAGGTGGTGCTCCGCTCCGAGGAGGACGAGTCCACCGGTTTCGCCAGCTACGTCGACGCCCGTACCGGCGAGGTGCTGGTCCGGGAGGACCTCATGGACCACGACTCCGACAACCCCGAGTGGGAGGTGTTCCCGAGCAGCCCGCCGGTGGACTACTCCTCCACCGACGCCCGGGTGACGTGGTGCTGGACGTCACTGGCCGGTTGTGAGGAGACGGTGGGCACGAGCGCCTCGCTGCCGTGGGACGTCGACCCGACGACCAACGAGCCGACTTACACCACCCTGGGCAACAACGCCATCGCGGTCGAGAACCGCAACAGCAACAGCTCGCGGACCGTCGGCACCGAGACGGCGACCCCGTCGCCGACCCGGGAGTACGCCTACCCGTGGACCAACCAGTGGTACGAGCAGGGGTGCAACCCCGCGACGACGTTCGGCTCCCCCGCGAACGCCGACCTCGACGCCGCCCGCGCGAACCTCTTCGCCATGCACAACCGGATGCACGACTGGTCGTACCACCTCGGCTTCGTCGAGAGCACCTGGAACATGCAGAAGGACAACCTCGGCCGGGGTGGTCTCGGCAACGACTACGAGCAGGGCAACGCCCAGGCCGGCGCGATCTCGGGCGGTCCGCCCAGCTTCGCCGCACGCAACAACGCCAACCAGTTCACCCCGCCCGACGGCCAGGCGCCCATCACCAACATGTACATGTGGCAGCCGATCGCCGGCTCCTTCTATGCCCCGTGCGTCGACGGCGACTACGACATGAGCGTCATCGGCCACGAGTACGGCCACGCGATCACCAACCGGATGATCGCCGGCCCCGACGCGGGCGTCTCCTCGCCGCAGGGCATGAGCGAGAGCTGGAGCGACCAGCTCGCCATGGAGTACCTGCACGAGCACGGCTACGCACCGAAGGGCCTCCAGGCCTTCACCATCGGCCAGTACACGACCGGCGACGCCGTGGCCGGCATCCGCAACTACAACATGAGCCGGAGCCCGCTCAACTACAGCAACATCGGCTACGACGTCACCGGCCCGCAGGTGCACGCCGACGGCGAGATCTGGACCGCGACCAACTTCGACATCCGGCAGGCCTTCATCGGCCGGTACGGCGCCGGGGACGCGGCGCTGAACAAGTCGTGCGCCAACGGCCAGACGCCGGTGAGCGGGTGCCCGGGCAACCGGCGCTGGATGCAGCTGGTCTTCGACTCGTTCCTGCTGATGGCCAACAGCCAGGTCAGCCAGGTCGACTCCCGCAACGCGCTGCTGGCCGCGGACCTGCTCCGCTTCAACGGCGCCAACCAGGACATCCTCTGGAACGCCTTCGCCCGCCGCGGCCTCGGCGAGGGTGCCACCAGCGCCGGCTACGCCGACGCGGACCCGACGCCGAGCTTCCGGTCGGCGTACGCCAGCGAGTCCGTGGTCACCTTCGCGCCGCGCGACGAGCGGGGTCGCCTGGTGCGCAACGCCCAGCTCTTCGTGGGCGACTACCAGGCCCGGGCCGTGCCGGTCGCCGACACCGACCCGACGACCGCGCTGCCCGACCGGGTGGAGATGGTGCCCGGCAACTACGAGTTCGTGGCCCGCGCCCCCGGGCACGGTCACGCTCGCATCCCGCTGACGGCCCTGGCCGCCGGCAAGAAGAAGACCCTCAAGCCGCGGATGGACACCAACCTGGCGTCCGCCGCCAACGGCGCGGTCGTCGAGGGCACGGGCAACGATCTGGGCAACCTCGTCGACGACGAGGAGGGCACCCAGTGGGCTGCCCTCGGCGCCCCGGTCGCGGACCAGCACGTCATCGTCGACCTGGCGGGCACCAAGCGCCAGGACGTACGGCGGGTGCAGGTCAGCGCGCACCTGCGTCCGGCTGCCACGGGCGAGCCGAGCCAGAGCCGCTACTCGGCCCTGCGGCAGTTCGAGGTGTGGTCGTGCTCCGTGGCTCGTGGGGTCGACTGTGACGAGCAGGACGAGTTCACCCGGGTGTTCGTCAGCCCGAAGGACGCGTTCCCGGCCACGGCGCCCCGGCCGCGGGCACCGGACCTGATCATCCGGTCGTTCGACATCCGGCGCACCAAGGCGACCCACCTGTGGCTCCAGGTCGTCACCAACCAGTGCACCGGCGGGCCGGACTACGCCGGTGAGCAGGACCAGGACCCGCGCGCGGTCACGGACTGCTCGGAAGGCAGCGACCAGGACCTCAACGTGCGAGCCACGGAGTTCCAGGCCTTCGGCCGCTGA
- a CDS encoding alpha/beta fold hydrolase: MPRLPVPHAELDWELSDEGGAPVVQLHGLTSSRYRDRLLDLDLGLGLSGTRLLRYDARGHGRSTGRQVPEDYRWEALADDLLRLLDHVFPGEAVHGVGPSMGCGTLLHAITRAPERFSALTLVVPPTAWETRAAKSQDYLEAADLVDREGFEAFVAVGAAVVPPPATVGAPRTVPDVPKELLPTLFRGAALTDLPPRDGVARIAVPTTVLAWTDDPSHPQSTAEALVSLVRGSDLMLASTPEDVARWPGLLHEQVQALHGASAANGE; this comes from the coding sequence TTGCCCAGACTTCCCGTGCCCCACGCCGAGCTGGACTGGGAGCTGAGCGACGAAGGCGGCGCTCCCGTCGTCCAGCTGCACGGCCTCACCTCGAGCCGGTACCGGGACCGGCTGCTCGACCTGGACCTCGGGCTCGGCCTGAGCGGGACCCGGCTCCTGCGGTACGACGCCCGCGGGCACGGGCGGTCCACCGGGCGCCAGGTGCCCGAGGACTACCGGTGGGAGGCGCTCGCCGACGACCTGCTGCGACTGCTGGACCACGTGTTCCCCGGAGAGGCGGTGCACGGGGTCGGCCCCTCCATGGGCTGCGGCACCCTGCTGCACGCGATCACCCGGGCCCCGGAGCGCTTCTCCGCGCTGACCCTGGTGGTCCCGCCGACCGCCTGGGAGACCCGGGCGGCGAAGTCCCAGGACTACCTGGAGGCCGCCGATCTGGTGGACCGCGAGGGGTTCGAGGCGTTCGTCGCGGTCGGTGCCGCCGTCGTGCCGCCGCCGGCGACGGTCGGTGCCCCGCGCACCGTGCCCGACGTCCCGAAGGAGCTGCTGCCCACCCTGTTCCGCGGAGCAGCGCTCACGGACCTGCCGCCACGCGACGGCGTGGCCCGGATCGCCGTCCCGACGACGGTGCTGGCCTGGACCGACGACCCGTCCCACCCCCAGAGCACCGCTGAGGCGCTGGTCTCGCTGGTCCGGGGGAGCGACCTGATGCTGGCGAGCACGCCGGAGGACGTGGCTCGCTGGCCCGGGCTGCTGCACGAGCAGGTGCAGGCGCTGCACGGGGCGTCTGCCGCCAACGGAGAGTGA
- a CDS encoding GNAT family N-acetyltransferase: MRLTNIAHLRLPFGRLRTYELTVAPTGRALPVSFDQRRHVAAGDREGSWMALSFRLPSPRPVHEVEAAWRAVLLRHGTLRSVFSPGPDGPELQAVTIGEGRWVEHPIGAGQAVNDALRELLDTTCRPCAAPSHRLCLLETADGQTVVVAADHAHVDMWSMLVIARDLLSALDAVRLGHEPFAGLPGPPPFAEHTAALRAKEPAPEEVRERWRTTLEESGGVMPRFPMSLGEDDGMHRERVEVRDVLDVDESASLGARAAELGVSTLAVVVAAMTRVTRVLADEPLRAVFPVHSRYEPTWHDSVGWFITNSVLHNDDPDPRAAAAAVKDAVRLGSWPLEDVLAPWGGMPEAPGMFAISWLDLRRLPVRVDATGLEAQYVGASILTDGVMLWFVLDETGLHLRCRYPDTDEARRHVGRWLDLLVTELRRESQEAAGGLLTAGGRTFRLARATRRDVPALVALLAGDEVGAGRESDDLARYEAAYDRIARDPGQLLVSVRDEQAAVVATMQLSVIPGLSREGTTRLQVEGVRVDPALRGAGLGTAMLEWAHEHGRARGATLAQLTSDARRADAHRFYARLGYVESHRGLKRPL, from the coding sequence ATGCGCCTGACCAACATCGCCCATCTGCGGCTGCCGTTCGGTCGGTTGCGCACCTACGAGCTGACGGTCGCCCCGACCGGTCGCGCCTTGCCGGTCTCCTTCGACCAGCGCCGCCACGTCGCCGCCGGCGACCGCGAGGGCTCGTGGATGGCGCTCTCCTTCCGGCTCCCCTCCCCCCGCCCGGTGCACGAGGTGGAGGCGGCGTGGCGGGCGGTGCTGCTGCGGCACGGGACGCTGCGCTCGGTCTTCTCCCCCGGGCCAGACGGGCCCGAGCTGCAGGCGGTCACGATCGGCGAGGGACGGTGGGTGGAGCACCCGATCGGCGCGGGCCAGGCGGTGAACGACGCGCTGCGCGAGCTGCTGGACACCACCTGCCGCCCCTGCGCCGCACCTTCCCACCGGCTGTGCCTGCTGGAGACGGCGGACGGGCAGACGGTGGTGGTCGCCGCCGACCACGCCCATGTCGACATGTGGTCGATGCTGGTGATCGCCCGGGACCTGCTCAGCGCCCTGGACGCCGTCCGGCTGGGCCACGAGCCGTTCGCCGGCCTGCCCGGCCCTCCCCCGTTCGCGGAGCACACGGCTGCGCTGCGGGCGAAGGAGCCGGCGCCCGAGGAGGTGCGGGAACGCTGGCGCACCACCCTGGAGGAGTCCGGTGGGGTGATGCCGCGGTTCCCGATGTCGCTGGGCGAGGACGACGGGATGCACCGTGAGCGGGTCGAGGTGCGCGACGTGCTGGACGTCGACGAGAGCGCCTCCCTGGGCGCCCGCGCTGCTGAGCTGGGCGTCTCGACGCTGGCGGTGGTCGTGGCCGCGATGACCCGGGTGACCCGGGTGCTGGCGGACGAGCCCTTGCGCGCGGTCTTCCCGGTGCACAGCCGCTACGAGCCCACGTGGCACGACTCGGTGGGCTGGTTCATCACCAACTCGGTGCTGCACAACGACGACCCCGACCCACGAGCGGCGGCTGCCGCGGTCAAGGACGCCGTACGGCTGGGTTCCTGGCCGCTGGAGGACGTGCTCGCCCCCTGGGGCGGGATGCCCGAGGCGCCCGGCATGTTCGCGATCTCCTGGCTGGACCTGCGCCGGCTTCCGGTCCGGGTCGACGCCACCGGGTTGGAGGCGCAGTACGTCGGAGCCTCCATCCTCACCGACGGAGTGATGCTCTGGTTCGTCCTCGACGAGACCGGGCTGCACCTGCGCTGCCGCTATCCCGACACCGACGAGGCGCGCCGCCACGTCGGGCGGTGGCTGGACCTGCTCGTCACCGAGCTGCGCCGGGAGTCCCAGGAGGCCGCGGGCGGCCTGCTGACCGCCGGCGGGCGCACCTTCCGGCTGGCGCGGGCGACCCGCAGGGACGTGCCGGCTCTGGTCGCGCTGCTGGCCGGCGACGAGGTCGGAGCCGGCCGGGAGTCCGACGACCTCGCCCGCTACGAGGCGGCGTACGACCGGATCGCCCGTGACCCCGGGCAGCTGCTGGTCTCGGTACGCGACGAGCAGGCCGCCGTGGTCGCCACGATGCAGCTCTCGGTGATCCCGGGGCTCTCCCGGGAGGGCACCACCAGGCTGCAGGTCGAGGGGGTCCGCGTCGACCCGGCGCTCCGCGGCGCCGGACTCGGGACCGCGATGCTGGAGTGGGCGCACGAGCACGGGCGCGCTCGCGGCGCGACCCTGGCCCAGCTCACCTCCGACGCCCGGCGTGCCGACGCCCACCGGTTCTACGCCCGGCTCGGGTACGTCGAGAGCCACCGTGGCCTGAAGCGGCCGCTCTAG
- a CDS encoding ATP-binding cassette domain-containing protein — MTTSTRAGEAHPADQHDLIRVVGARENNLQGVSVELPKRRLTVFTGVSGSGKSSLVFATIAAESQRMINETYSAFVQGFMPTLARPEVDQLDGLTTAIIVDQERMGANPRSTVGTATDANALLRILFSRLGTPYVGPPPAFSFNVPTRRAGGVMTTEKGGRVEKKIVKDEVYLGGMCPRCEGTGNVTDIDLTALYDDTKSLEEGALTVPGYSMDGWYGRLFRGAGLPMDKPVSAFTAKQLDTMLHAEPTKLKVDGINVTFEGIIPKIQKSMLSKDPEAMQPHVRRFVERAVTFQRCPECEGTRLNAAARGSRIRGKNIADLCQMQISDLARWVEELDEPSVAPLLGGLRHLLDSFVDIGLGYLSLDRPAGTLSGGESQRTKMIRHLGSSLTDVTYVFDEPSIGLHPHDIARMNTLLLQLRDKGNTVLVVEHKPETIGIADHVVDLGPGAGSSGGSVCFEGSVDGLRGSDTVTGRHLDDRARLKESVRSASGALEVRGAGTHNLRDVDVDIPLGVLCVLTGVAGSGKSSLVHGSVAGRDGVVVIDQGAIKGSRRSNPATYTGLLEPIRKAFAKANGVKPALFSANSEGACSTCNGAGVVFTELGVMETVATPCEECDGRRFQAAVLEYTLGGRNIAEVLEMSVEAAEQHFATGEAKVPAAHKILARLSDVGLGYVKLGQPLTTLSGGERQRLKLATQMGEKGEVYVLDEPTTGLHLADVENLLGLLDRLVDSGRSVIVIEHHQAVMAHADWIIDLGPGAGHDGGRIVFEGTPSDLVAERSTLTGQHLAEYVGA, encoded by the coding sequence ATGACCACCAGCACGCGGGCCGGGGAGGCCCACCCGGCAGACCAGCACGACCTGATCAGGGTGGTCGGAGCGCGGGAGAACAACCTGCAGGGCGTCTCCGTCGAGCTGCCCAAGCGCAGGCTCACCGTCTTCACCGGGGTCTCCGGGTCCGGCAAGAGCTCCCTGGTCTTCGCCACGATCGCGGCGGAGTCGCAGCGGATGATCAACGAGACCTACAGCGCCTTCGTCCAGGGCTTCATGCCCACGCTCGCCCGCCCCGAGGTCGACCAGCTGGACGGGTTGACGACCGCGATCATCGTCGACCAGGAGCGGATGGGTGCCAACCCGCGCTCCACGGTCGGCACCGCCACCGACGCAAACGCGCTGCTGCGGATCCTGTTCAGCCGCCTGGGCACGCCGTACGTCGGACCGCCGCCGGCCTTCTCGTTCAACGTCCCCACCCGGCGGGCCGGCGGCGTGATGACCACGGAGAAGGGCGGCCGGGTCGAGAAGAAGATCGTCAAGGACGAGGTCTACCTCGGCGGCATGTGCCCGCGGTGCGAGGGAACCGGCAACGTCACCGACATCGATCTGACCGCCCTGTACGACGACACCAAGTCGCTGGAGGAGGGTGCGCTGACCGTGCCCGGCTACTCCATGGACGGCTGGTACGGACGGCTCTTCCGCGGCGCGGGCCTGCCGATGGACAAGCCCGTCTCCGCGTTCACCGCCAAGCAGCTGGACACCATGCTGCACGCCGAGCCGACCAAGCTGAAGGTCGACGGGATCAACGTCACCTTCGAGGGGATCATCCCCAAGATCCAGAAGTCGATGCTGTCCAAGGACCCCGAGGCGATGCAGCCGCACGTACGCCGCTTCGTGGAGCGGGCGGTCACCTTCCAGCGGTGCCCCGAGTGCGAGGGGACGCGGCTCAACGCCGCGGCTCGCGGCTCGCGGATCCGGGGGAAGAACATCGCCGACCTGTGCCAGATGCAGATCAGCGACCTGGCCCGGTGGGTCGAGGAGCTGGACGAGCCCTCGGTGGCTCCGCTGCTGGGCGGGCTGCGCCACCTGCTCGACTCGTTCGTCGACATCGGGCTCGGCTACCTCTCCCTGGACCGCCCGGCGGGCACCCTGTCGGGCGGGGAGTCCCAGCGCACCAAGATGATCCGCCACCTGGGCTCGTCCCTGACGGACGTCACCTACGTCTTCGACGAGCCGTCCATCGGGTTGCACCCGCACGACATCGCGCGGATGAACACGCTGCTGCTCCAGCTGAGGGACAAGGGCAACACGGTGCTGGTGGTCGAGCACAAGCCGGAGACCATCGGCATCGCCGACCACGTCGTCGACCTCGGGCCCGGAGCGGGCTCGTCCGGCGGCTCCGTCTGCTTCGAGGGCTCGGTGGACGGGCTGCGGGGGAGCGACACCGTGACCGGGCGCCACCTGGACGACCGGGCTCGGCTCAAGGAGTCGGTGCGCAGTGCCAGCGGTGCGCTGGAGGTGCGCGGGGCGGGCACGCACAACCTGCGCGACGTCGACGTCGACATCCCGCTCGGGGTGCTGTGCGTGCTGACCGGCGTGGCCGGCTCGGGCAAGAGCTCCCTGGTGCACGGCTCGGTCGCCGGACGGGACGGGGTGGTGGTGATCGACCAGGGCGCGATCAAGGGTTCCCGACGGAGCAACCCCGCGACGTACACCGGTCTGCTCGAGCCGATCCGCAAGGCCTTCGCGAAGGCCAACGGGGTGAAGCCGGCGCTGTTCAGCGCCAACTCCGAGGGCGCCTGCTCGACCTGCAACGGAGCGGGCGTGGTCTTCACCGAGCTGGGCGTGATGGAGACGGTGGCGACGCCCTGCGAGGAGTGCGATGGGCGGAGGTTCCAGGCGGCCGTCCTGGAGTACACCCTGGGCGGGCGGAACATCGCCGAGGTGCTGGAGATGTCGGTCGAGGCGGCGGAGCAGCACTTCGCCACCGGCGAGGCCAAGGTCCCCGCGGCCCACAAGATCCTGGCGCGGCTCTCCGACGTCGGGCTCGGCTACGTCAAGCTGGGTCAGCCGCTCACCACCTTGTCCGGGGGCGAGCGGCAGCGACTCAAGCTCGCCACGCAGATGGGGGAGAAGGGCGAGGTCTACGTCCTCGACGAGCCGACCACCGGGCTGCACCTGGCCGACGTGGAGAACCTGCTCGGGCTGCTGGACCGGCTCGTCGACTCCGGACGCTCGGTGATCGTGATCGAGCACCACCAGGCGGTGATGGCGCACGCCGACTGGATCATCGACCTGGGACCGGGGGCCGGGCACGACGGCGGCCGCATCGTCTTCGAGGGGACGCCGAGCGACCTGGTGGCGGAGCGCTCCACGCTGACCGGCCAGCACCTGGCCGAGTACGTCGGCGCCTAG
- a CDS encoding VanZ family protein — MFHRHPFLSLLSGAYLVFVGWLTLTPDALGEREVGLASRLLDALHRRGYAESIDYMRLEFLANIALFVPVGMFLLLLFGAGGWWLAGLSSFGLTLFIETAQRQIPGRVPDPRDLVANTLGGLIGIALTLVLTLPATLRRRRRRRARQQAASA; from the coding sequence ATGTTCCACCGCCACCCCTTCCTCAGCCTGCTCTCCGGGGCGTACCTCGTCTTCGTGGGGTGGCTCACCCTGACCCCCGACGCCCTCGGCGAGCGGGAGGTCGGACTCGCCTCCCGGCTGCTGGACGCCCTGCACCGCCGGGGGTACGCGGAGTCGATCGACTACATGCGCCTGGAGTTCCTCGCCAACATCGCACTCTTCGTGCCGGTCGGCATGTTCCTGCTGCTGCTCTTCGGGGCCGGCGGCTGGTGGCTGGCGGGGTTGTCGTCGTTCGGCCTGACCCTCTTCATCGAGACCGCCCAGCGGCAGATCCCGGGCCGGGTGCCGGATCCGCGTGACCTGGTCGCCAACACGCTCGGGGGACTGATCGGGATCGCGCTCACCCTCGTGCTGACCCTGCCCGCGACCTTGCGACGACGACGGCGGCGCCGGGCTCGTCAGCAGGCCGCGAGCGCCTGA